One Rhodoferax sp. GW822-FHT02A01 genomic window, AACGGATGCCCAACGCCGTGGTTATTTCGCGACCCCACTGGATACGCAGGAGCCCGCTCACGTGGGCCTTGCTGTGTTGCGCCATGTTGCTGGGAGGCTGCGCCACCCCGGTGACCGATTCTTCCCGTGCACAGGCAAGTAACACCAATCCGTATCTGCCGGTAAACCGCCTGACCTGGGGCGCCAGCACCAGCGCGGTGGAGCAGTACAGCGCCGAAGGCGCAGACCAGTACCTGGCCCGTCAGCTGCATCCATCGGCATCCAGACTGGCTCCTGAACTGCAGGCACAGATCGACAGCATGACCATCAGCAAGACGCCGGTGCTGGAGCTGTTGCAACAGATGGAGCAGATGCGCAAGGATGCGGACGCCGTGGCGGCGGACGACGCCAAGAAGACGGCGCAGCAGGCCTACCAGCAGGAGCTCAACCGGCTGCAACGGGAAGCGGCTACGCGCCATGTGTTGCGTGCGCTGTACTCGCCCAACCAGATTCAGGAGCAGATGACCTGGTTCTGGATGAACCACTTCAGCGTGCACCAGTACAAGAGCAACTTGCGCGTCCTGCTGGGTGACTACGAGGAAAACGCCATCCGTGCCCATGCGCTGGGCAGCTTTCGCGAGCTGCTGGGCGCCGTGGCCACACACCCGGCCATGCTGCGCTATCTGGACAACGACCAGAATGCCGCCGGGCATATCAATGAGAACTATGCACGCGAGCTGATGGAGTTGCACACCTTGGGTGTGGACGGCGGCTACAGCCAGCACGACGTGCAGGAACTGGCCCGCGTGCTGACTGGAAACGGTGTCAACCAAAGCACTACCAACCCCGGACTGAAGAAGGAGCTGCAGGGGTACTACGTGCGCCGTGGGCTGTTTGAATTCAACCCGGCGCGCCATGACTTTGGCGACAAAGTGTTGCTGGGTCAGCCTATCAAGAGCAAGGGGCTGGCAGAGTTGAACGAGGCGTTGGACCGCCTGGCCCTGCACCCGTCCACAGCCCGCTTCATCAGCCGCAAGCTGGCGGTGTACTGGCTGGCCGATGAGCCGCCCGCTGCGCTGGTCAACCGCATGGCCAAGGCGTTTGCGCAGAGCAAGGGCGACATTGCGGGCACGCTGCAAGTGCTGTTCACGGCGCCGGAGTTTGCCCGTGCGGCGCCCAAGTTCAAGGACCCCATGCGCTACGTGGTGTCGGCCGTGCGGCTGGCGTATGACCAGAAGGCCATTCTGAATGTGAACCCCATCTTCAACTGGCTCAACCGCATGGGCGAGCCGCTGTATGGCCGGGTCACGCCCGATGGCTATCCGCTGAACAGCCACGCCTGGGATAGTCCAGGCCAGATGGCTACGCGCTTCGAGATAGCCAAGGCCATTGGCTCGGGCAGTGCAGGCCTGTTCAAGACCGATGGCCCGCAGGCGCAGGAGCGTGCGGCGTTCCCGCAACTCTCGAACGCCTTGTACTTCCAGGCTATAGCCAAGACCTTGCAGCCGGCCACGGCCAAGGCGCTGGACCAGGCCACATCGCCCCAGGAGTGGAATACCTTTTTGCTGTCTTCGCCGGAGATGATGTACCGCTAGGTACGGACCGACGCCACCGGAGTCTGCTTATGTTGCGCCGTCACTTTATTGCCTCTTCCCTCGCGTTGCCATTGGCCTGGGGCAGCGCCACCCTGCATGCGGCGCCCGGCAATGCAGGGCGCTTTCTGTTCGTGTTCCTGCGTGGCGGCTATGACGCGGCCAGCCTGCTGGTGCCCATTTCCAGCAGTTACTACTACACCGTGCGGCCCGATATTGCGCTGGCCAAACCGTCTTCGGACCTGGCCTCGGCACTGCCGTTGAATGCCGACTGGGGCTTGCACCCGGCGCTGCGTGACAGCCTCTATCCGCTGTACCAGAGTGGCGAGCTGGCCTTTGTGCCGTTCTCGGGTATCGACGATGTGAGCCGCAGCCATTTTGAGACGCAGGACAGCATCGAGCTGGGCCAGCCGCTGGAAGGGCGGCGCGACTTCAGTTCCGGCTTTTTGAACCGCCTGGCCTCGGTGATGAGCGGCAGCGCCCCCATGGCCTTCACCGACCAGTTGCCCAGCATCTTCCTGGGCTCTGCCAAGGTGCCCAACACCGCGCTCAAGTCGCTGGCCAAGCCGTCGGTGGATGCGCGCCAGAGCGACATCATTGCCTCCATGTACCGTGGCACGGCATTGGCAGGCCCGGTGCAGGAGGGCTTTGCGGTGCGCAATGAGGTGATGCGCGAGATGGCGGCCGAGATGGACGCCGCCAGCCGCAACTCCATCACGGCCAAGGGCTTCGAGCTGGAGGCGCGGCGCATCGGCAAGCTCATGAAGGACAGCTACAACATCTGCTTTGTGGATGTGGGCGGATGGGACACACATGTGGGGCAAG contains:
- a CDS encoding DUF1501 domain-containing protein is translated as MLRRHFIASSLALPLAWGSATLHAAPGNAGRFLFVFLRGGYDAASLLVPISSSYYYTVRPDIALAKPSSDLASALPLNADWGLHPALRDSLYPLYQSGELAFVPFSGIDDVSRSHFETQDSIELGQPLEGRRDFSSGFLNRLASVMSGSAPMAFTDQLPSIFLGSAKVPNTALKSLAKPSVDARQSDIIASMYRGTALAGPVQEGFAVRNEVMREMAAEMDAASRNSITAKGFELEARRIGKLMKDSYNICFVDVGGWDTHVGQGAATGYLASRFDELGKGLAALPQELGSAWKSTTVVVMSEFGRTFRQNGNRGTDHGHGSVMWVMGGSVRGGRVAGEQVAVEKATLFQDRDFPVLNEYRAVLGGLFARQYALGPAQVDSVFAGVKTKDLGLL
- a CDS encoding DUF1800 domain-containing protein is translated as MSRNTKYTIWVYGERMPNAVVISRPHWIRRSPLTWALLCCAMLLGGCATPVTDSSRAQASNTNPYLPVNRLTWGASTSAVEQYSAEGADQYLARQLHPSASRLAPELQAQIDSMTISKTPVLELLQQMEQMRKDADAVAADDAKKTAQQAYQQELNRLQREAATRHVLRALYSPNQIQEQMTWFWMNHFSVHQYKSNLRVLLGDYEENAIRAHALGSFRELLGAVATHPAMLRYLDNDQNAAGHINENYARELMELHTLGVDGGYSQHDVQELARVLTGNGVNQSTTNPGLKKELQGYYVRRGLFEFNPARHDFGDKVLLGQPIKSKGLAELNEALDRLALHPSTARFISRKLAVYWLADEPPAALVNRMAKAFAQSKGDIAGTLQVLFTAPEFARAAPKFKDPMRYVVSAVRLAYDQKAILNVNPIFNWLNRMGEPLYGRVTPDGYPLNSHAWDSPGQMATRFEIAKAIGSGSAGLFKTDGPQAQERAAFPQLSNALYFQAIAKTLQPATAKALDQATSPQEWNTFLLSSPEMMYR